The window GGCGGTGACGTCAACGGTGTCGAGAAGACTCGGGTCGAGGACGACAACAATATCGGGCTCGTAAATCTGGGTCTTTATCCTTATCGGCTTGTCGTCTATCCTTGTGAAAGCTGTAACCGGCGCCCCACGCCTCTCAACGCCGAAGAAGGGAAACGCCTGGACGTATTTGCCCTGCTTGAAAGCGGCTGACGCCAAGATGTTCGCGGCTGTAACTGCACCCTGTCCACCCCTACCGTGAAAACGTATCTCAATCATCTTCCCTGCCTCCTTGGGGTTTTTCACCGTTAGTTAATCCGAAACATTTATTTAGGTTTCGGTAAGGCGTTAAGGAAGTCTAAGAGGGTATTTCTGGGTAAGAGTGAACGTTAAAATTCCACCGTGGGGTTCTCCGGCCATCGGTTCTCGAAAAATTTTTATATATAGACTATATAGCCATCTGGGAGGGAGGGACATGAACGGACTCGCGATTGCAATAATTGCAGTGGCCTTCTACATAGCTTGGAACATCGGCTCAAACGATTCCGCAAACGCTATGGGAACCGCCGTTGGCTCGGGGATACTCAGCTTCCGTCAGGCCACGCTCACGATAGCGATATTCGTCCTCCTAGGGGCCTATTTGAGGGGATACAAGGTCATGAAGACCGTTGGGGAGGGCATAGTGCCCCACGGTTACCTCACGATGGAGATGGCCCTCATAGCCCTCCTCTCGGCTGGTGTCTGGGTGACGATAGCGACAATAAAGGGCCTTCCCGTCTCGACCACCCAGTCGATAGTCGGGGGAGTTATAGGGGTGGGCCTCGCCACCCACGCGCCTGTGAACTGGTTCACACTCCTCAAGATAGCCGCTGCATGGGTAATCTCTCCCGTCCTCTCAGGAATTCTTGCGATGGTTCTCTACAAGTTCTACTCCCTTGTTATCTCCCGCATAAAGACCGTCTCAACAATCGAGGCCCTCTACAAGGCACTGGCAATACTCGGGGGCTCTTACATGGCCTTCAACTTCGGGACGAACGAAGTTGCGAACGCCTCCGGACCAATAGTCGGGGCGGGCTTCCTTGAGCCAAAGACCGCTGGAGTTTTAGTTGCCCTGAGCCTTGCAGTTGGCTCCCTTACTTTCAGCTACGCTGTTATGCACACGGTGGGGAGAAAGATAACCGCTCTCGGGCCTATCTCGGCTTTCTCGGCCCAGTTCGGCTCCGCGATAGCGGTGAGCTTAGCAAACGTCTTTGGCTTACCAGTTAGTTCAAGTCAGTCAATAGTTGGGGGCGTCGTAGGCGTTGGCCTTCTCGTCGGTCAGGGCGTAGACAGAAGGGTTGTTTTGGATATACTCTTCGGCTGGGTGGCGACGCCTCTAACCGCTGTAGGCATCTCCTACGTCCTTCTCAAAGTCTTCGCCTTTGCCGGGATGATTTGAGCGGGTGATTCTTGCTCCCTTCTTTATCAGCTCCCCAACCATTCCGGTCTGGATGTATGCCTTTATCCTCGTCGTCTTTCCGTAGTTAACGTCCAGAACCTCCCCAACGGAGTTTATGAAGGCCAGTATCTCCGGAACCAGAGGGGAATCGTCAACTTCAACCTCAAAGGTTCCGTACTTCGGCAGGGTGAGTATCAGACCCTCTAGGGCCGAGCGGAGTTCGTCGAGTTGCCCCTCCTTCGCGGAGGCCTTGACGACACCCGAAATCGGCAGGCCCATCTCCTCGGCGACCTTATCTATAAGCTCCGCCTTCGTTTCGGCGTCCTCGCGCTCAATCAGGTCTATCTTGTTAAGGACGACCAGTATGGGCTTTTCGAGGGCCTTGAGCTCCCTCAGAACCCTCATGGAAGCCAGAAACTTCCTCCTTATCTCCATCCACGGCTCGCTGGCGTCGAGGACGAGGAGGATTACGTCGGCCTTCACTATCTCCTCAAGGGTGGAGTGGAAGGCCTCCACTATGAAGGGTGGCAGGCCGTCTATGAAGCCGACGGTGTCCGTGGCGAGGGCCCTCTTAGTTCCCAGCCTGAAGCGCCTCGTCGTCGTGTCGAGGGTGGTGAACATCTGGTTCCTAGCTTCAACGCTCTCCCCGGCTAGAGCGTTAAGTAGCGTTGACTTTCCAGCGTTCGTGTATCCGGCCAGAGCTATGAGAACGAAACCGAGCTCTTCTCTCCTCTTCCTCTTCACGTCCCTGTCGGCCCTAACCTTTTCGAGTTCCTTCTTTATCCTCCCCATCCGGTAGCGTATGTGCTTCAGGTACTGCCTCGTCTGGTATTCGCCCATTCCCTTGAAGCCGGCCCTGTCGCCGAGCTTTATCCTCCTGATGGCCTCCTTGACGAAGGGAACTTCGTACTGGAGAGAAGCCAACTCAACCTGAAGCTTGGCCTCCCTTGAGTGAGCGCGCTTCTCGAATATCTCAAGGACCAGCTGCCAGCGGTCTATGACGTCCACCTTCAGCTCCTTCCACAGGTTGTAGGCCTGACTGGGGGTTAGCCTGTTGGCGAAGACGACCTTGTCGGGTTTCAGCTCCTCGACGAGTCTCTTAAGCTCCTCCAGCTTTCCCCTGCCGATATTGTACTTTGGATGCTCCTCTCGGTTCTGCTCGACTATTGCCAGAACCTCGTAGCCAGCACTCCTGAGAAGCTCCTCGAACTCCTCCCTGCTGGGCCTTTCCCTCCGCGACTTCCTTATGACGCCTATTGCCCTCATCGTTTTTTCATCTCAGGCGTGGTTTATAGCCTTTTGGAACCTCCGGTTTCCAACGTTGGGTTTTAGATAGGCCTTTAAGGGACTCTGAGAACTCCCTCTGGTGATCTGCATGGAGAACGGGGACGTTGAGGTCAAACTTAAGGAAATAGAGGAGCTCCTCGAAAGGCTTGGAAAACAACATCCCAAGGAGATATCGGCCTTCTCAAGGTTTCTCAGGGAAACCCTCGACAACAAGGCGCTAACGACGAGAGAAAAGGAACTGATAGCCCTCGCCCTTGGAATAGCGGCCGGCTGTGAATGGTGCATCTACCTCCACACCCAGAAGGCACTTGAGGCCGGGGCTAAGCCCGAGGAGCTTATAGAGGCCGGTCTTGTAGCAGTCCTGATGGCCGGTGGTCCAGCGCTTATGCACCTGATACCGCTCATGAAGGCCATAGAGAAGTTTAAGAAGGAGTGATCACTCCCCCGTCAGCTTGAGAATGGCCTCCGCTATGTCCCCTTTTGTTTCTTCCAGCGCTTTGAGTGCGGTTTCCCTGTCAACACCTGCCTGCTCCATGACGAGCTGAATGTCCTCCTCCGGGATTTTCAGGACTTCCCTGACCTCTTCGCTCCCCGGGACAATCTGGTAGCTCTTCTCTCCCTGAACGACCATGACGGTAACTGCAGGTTCTTTCAGGATTATCTCTTTACCCTCGAACCTCAGAACAACTTCCTTAACGCCCTCAAGCTCCTCCATCTTGATGCCCATCTGGCGCATCAGCCTCTTCATCTGCCTAGGGTTCATTCCCATCATCGTTACCAC of the Thermococcus sp. genome contains:
- a CDS encoding nascent polypeptide-associated complex protein; the protein is MMGMNPRQMKRLMRQMGIKMEELEGVKEVVLRFEGKEIILKEPAVTVMVVQGEKSYQIVPGSEEVREVLKIPEEDIQLVMEQAGVDRETALKALEETKGDIAEAILKLTGE
- a CDS encoding inorganic phosphate transporter gives rise to the protein MNGLAIAIIAVAFYIAWNIGSNDSANAMGTAVGSGILSFRQATLTIAIFVLLGAYLRGYKVMKTVGEGIVPHGYLTMEMALIALLSAGVWVTIATIKGLPVSTTQSIVGGVIGVGLATHAPVNWFTLLKIAAAWVISPVLSGILAMVLYKFYSLVISRIKTVSTIEALYKALAILGGSYMAFNFGTNEVANASGPIVGAGFLEPKTAGVLVALSLAVGSLTFSYAVMHTVGRKITALGPISAFSAQFGSAIAVSLANVFGLPVSSSQSIVGGVVGVGLLVGQGVDRRVVLDILFGWVATPLTAVGISYVLLKVFAFAGMI
- the hflX gene encoding GTPase HflX; this translates as MRAIGVIRKSRRERPSREEFEELLRSAGYEVLAIVEQNREEHPKYNIGRGKLEELKRLVEELKPDKVVFANRLTPSQAYNLWKELKVDVIDRWQLVLEIFEKRAHSREAKLQVELASLQYEVPFVKEAIRRIKLGDRAGFKGMGEYQTRQYLKHIRYRMGRIKKELEKVRADRDVKRKRREELGFVLIALAGYTNAGKSTLLNALAGESVEARNQMFTTLDTTTRRFRLGTKRALATDTVGFIDGLPPFIVEAFHSTLEEIVKADVILLVLDASEPWMEIRRKFLASMRVLRELKALEKPILVVLNKIDLIEREDAETKAELIDKVAEEMGLPISGVVKASAKEGQLDELRSALEGLILTLPKYGTFEVEVDDSPLVPEILAFINSVGEVLDVNYGKTTRIKAYIQTGMVGELIKKGARITRSNHPGKGEDFEKDVGDAYSG
- a CDS encoding carboxymuconolactone decarboxylase family protein: MENGDVEVKLKEIEELLERLGKQHPKEISAFSRFLRETLDNKALTTREKELIALALGIAAGCEWCIYLHTQKALEAGAKPEELIEAGLVAVLMAGGPALMHLIPLMKAIEKFKKE